The proteins below come from a single Arthrobacter sp. B1I2 genomic window:
- the hpaH gene encoding 2-oxo-hept-4-ene-1,7-dioate hydratase gives MLEPKTIEAIADELVEAGRTRTPVPRLTARYPDMTVEDSYAVQQLWRRRNEEAGRTLVGRKIGLTSKAMQAATGITEPDYGAIFDDMVLDTGCSVEWDKYTHPRVEVELAFVLKDGLKGPGVTIFDVLKATDYVVPALEILDSRIEMEGRTIVDTISDNAAMGAMVIGGNPVKPDAVDLRWVSAILYKNQTVEETGVAAGVLDHPANGVHWLANKIAAHGDSLKAGDIILAGSFTRPMWVYKGDTVHADYGPLGSVTCRFE, from the coding sequence ATGCTGGAGCCAAAGACGATAGAGGCCATTGCGGACGAGCTGGTGGAAGCCGGCCGGACCCGCACCCCCGTCCCCCGGCTGACCGCCCGCTACCCGGACATGACGGTGGAAGACTCCTACGCCGTCCAGCAGCTCTGGCGGCGCCGCAACGAGGAAGCCGGCCGGACCCTGGTGGGGCGCAAGATCGGCCTCACGTCCAAGGCCATGCAGGCTGCCACCGGCATCACCGAACCCGACTACGGCGCCATCTTCGATGACATGGTGCTGGACACCGGCTGCTCCGTGGAGTGGGACAAATACACCCACCCGCGGGTGGAGGTGGAACTGGCGTTCGTCCTCAAGGACGGGCTCAAGGGCCCCGGCGTCACCATCTTCGACGTCCTGAAGGCCACCGACTACGTAGTGCCGGCCCTCGAGATCCTGGACTCCAGGATCGAGATGGAGGGCCGGACCATCGTGGACACCATCTCGGACAACGCCGCCATGGGCGCCATGGTGATCGGCGGCAACCCCGTGAAACCGGACGCCGTAGACCTGCGCTGGGTCTCCGCCATCCTGTACAAGAACCAGACCGTGGAGGAAACCGGGGTGGCCGCCGGCGTGCTGGACCATCCCGCCAACGGGGTCCACTGGCTGGCCAACAAGATCGCCGCGCACGGAGATTCCCTCAAGGCCGGGGACATCATTTTGGCAGGATCCTTCACCCGCCCCATGTGGGTGTACAAGGGCGACACCGTGCACGCCGACTACGGACCCCTGGGGAGTGTCACATGCCGTTTCGAGTAG
- the hpaD gene encoding 3,4-dihydroxyphenylacetate 2,3-dioxygenase, producing the protein MTNFVPTPSVPAPDIVRCAYMEIVVTDLAKSREFYVDVLGLHVTEEDENAIYLRSLEEFIHHNLVLRKGPVAAVAAFAYRVKSPAEVDAAEAYYKELGCRTERRKEGFTKGIGDSVRVEDPLGFPYEFFYDVEHVERLTQRYDLYSAGELVRLDHFNQVTPDVPRGRAYLEDLGFRVSEDIKDSDGVTYAAWMHRKQTVHDTALTGGNGPRMHHVAFATHEKHNIIQICDKMGALRISDRIERGPGRHGVSNAFYLYILDPDGHRIEIYTQDYYTGDPDNPTITWDVHDNQRRDWWGNPVVPSWYTEASLVLDLDGNPQPVIEREEKSEMAVTVGADGFSYTRKEGAAEGDRTGFKLGVQV; encoded by the coding sequence ATGACCAACTTTGTTCCCACCCCTTCTGTCCCGGCGCCAGACATCGTCCGCTGCGCCTACATGGAGATCGTGGTCACCGATCTTGCCAAGTCCCGCGAGTTCTACGTGGACGTCCTGGGCCTGCACGTCACCGAGGAGGACGAGAACGCGATCTACCTGCGCTCCCTGGAGGAGTTCATCCACCACAACCTGGTGCTGCGCAAGGGCCCGGTCGCCGCCGTCGCCGCCTTCGCCTACCGGGTGAAGTCCCCCGCCGAAGTGGACGCCGCCGAGGCCTACTACAAGGAACTCGGCTGCCGCACCGAGCGCCGCAAGGAAGGCTTCACCAAGGGCATCGGCGACTCCGTGCGCGTCGAGGACCCGCTGGGCTTCCCGTACGAGTTCTTCTACGACGTGGAGCACGTGGAGCGCCTCACCCAGCGCTACGACCTCTACTCCGCCGGCGAACTGGTCCGCCTGGACCACTTCAACCAGGTCACCCCGGACGTCCCCCGCGGCCGCGCCTACCTTGAGGACCTCGGCTTCCGCGTCTCCGAAGACATCAAGGATTCCGACGGCGTCACGTACGCCGCGTGGATGCACCGCAAGCAGACAGTCCACGACACCGCCCTCACCGGCGGCAACGGCCCGCGCATGCACCACGTCGCGTTCGCCACCCACGAGAAGCACAACATCATCCAGATCTGCGACAAGATGGGCGCCCTGAGGATCAGTGACCGGATCGAACGCGGTCCCGGCAGGCACGGCGTATCCAACGCGTTCTACCTCTACATCCTGGACCCGGACGGCCACCGCATCGAGATCTACACCCAGGACTACTACACCGGCGACCCTGACAACCCCACCATCACCTGGGACGTCCACGACAACCAGCGCCGCGACTGGTGGGGCAACCCCGTGGTCCCCTCCTGGTACACCGAAGCCTCGTTGGTCCTGGACCTCGACGGGAACCCGCAGCCCGTCATCGAACGTGAAGAAAAGTCGGAGATGGCCGTCACGGTTGGTGCCGACGGCTTCTCCTACACCCGCAAGGAGGGAGCCGCGGAAGGTGACCGGACGGGCTTCAAGCTGGGAGTACAGGTCTAA
- the hpaE gene encoding 5-carboxymethyl-2-hydroxymuconate semialdehyde dehydrogenase — MTTSVETSKHYVPEDLPTHIQHYINGKFVDSVSGRTFDVLDPVSNRNYATAAAGQKEDIDLAVAAAREAFTNGPWPRMKPRERARILNKIADAVEAQEARLAELETFDTGLPITQAKGQALRAAENFRFFADLIVAQFDDAMKVPGSQINYVNRKPIGVAGLITPWNTPFMLESWKLAPALATGNTVVLKPAEFTPLSASLWATIFKDAGLPDGVFNLVNGLGEEAGDALVKHPDVPLISFTGETTTGQTIFRNAAANLKGLSMELGGKSPCVVFADADLDAAIDSALFGVFSLNGERCTAGSRILVERAIYDEFCEKYAARAKNIVVGDPHDPKTQVGALVHPEHYEKVASYVEIGKSEGRLLAGGGRPGHLPEGNYIAPTVFADVAPDARIFQEEIFGPVVAITPFENDDEALALANNTKYGLAAYIWTQNLTRAHNFSQNVEAGMVWLNSHNVRDLRTPFGGVKASGLGHEGGYRSIDFYTDQQAVHITLGTVHTPKFGSIETSAANEG, encoded by the coding sequence ATGACGACCTCAGTAGAAACCAGCAAGCACTACGTTCCCGAAGACCTGCCCACCCACATCCAGCATTACATCAACGGCAAGTTCGTGGACTCGGTCTCCGGCAGGACCTTCGACGTCCTGGATCCGGTGTCCAACCGGAATTACGCCACCGCCGCGGCAGGCCAGAAGGAGGACATTGACCTGGCCGTCGCCGCCGCCCGTGAAGCATTCACCAACGGCCCCTGGCCCAGGATGAAGCCCCGCGAACGCGCCCGCATTCTTAACAAGATCGCAGACGCCGTGGAGGCGCAGGAAGCCCGGCTCGCCGAACTCGAAACCTTCGACACCGGCCTCCCGATCACCCAGGCCAAAGGCCAGGCCCTCCGCGCAGCGGAGAACTTCCGGTTCTTCGCGGACCTGATCGTGGCGCAGTTCGATGACGCCATGAAGGTCCCGGGTTCGCAGATCAACTACGTGAACCGCAAGCCGATTGGCGTTGCCGGCCTGATCACTCCGTGGAACACCCCGTTCATGCTCGAGTCCTGGAAGCTCGCCCCGGCCCTGGCAACCGGCAACACCGTTGTCCTCAAGCCGGCCGAGTTCACCCCGCTCTCCGCCTCGCTCTGGGCCACCATCTTCAAGGACGCCGGCCTTCCCGACGGCGTCTTCAACCTGGTCAACGGCCTGGGCGAGGAAGCCGGCGACGCACTCGTGAAGCACCCGGACGTCCCGCTGATCTCCTTCACCGGCGAAACCACCACCGGCCAGACGATCTTCCGCAACGCCGCCGCCAACCTCAAGGGCCTGTCCATGGAACTCGGCGGCAAGTCCCCCTGCGTTGTGTTCGCGGACGCGGACCTGGACGCCGCCATCGACTCCGCCCTGTTCGGCGTCTTCTCGCTCAACGGCGAACGCTGCACCGCAGGTTCCCGCATCCTCGTTGAACGCGCCATCTACGACGAATTCTGCGAGAAGTACGCCGCCCGGGCCAAGAACATCGTGGTAGGCGATCCCCACGATCCCAAGACCCAGGTGGGGGCCCTGGTCCACCCGGAGCACTACGAAAAGGTGGCCTCCTACGTGGAGATCGGCAAGTCCGAAGGCCGGCTGCTGGCCGGCGGCGGCCGCCCCGGCCACCTGCCCGAAGGCAACTACATCGCACCCACGGTGTTCGCCGACGTCGCCCCTGATGCCCGGATCTTCCAGGAGGAAATCTTCGGACCCGTGGTGGCCATCACCCCGTTCGAGAACGACGACGAAGCCCTCGCCCTGGCTAACAACACCAAATACGGTCTGGCCGCCTACATCTGGACCCAGAACCTGACCCGCGCGCACAACTTCTCCCAGAACGTTGAGGCCGGCATGGTGTGGCTGAACAGCCACAACGTCCGCGACCTCCGCACCCCGTTCGGCGGCGTCAAAGCCTCCGGCCTGGGCCACGAAGGCGGCTACCGCTCCATCGACTTCTACACAGACCAGCAGGCCGTGCACATCACCCTCGGCACCGTCCACACCCCCAAGTTCGGCAGCATCGAAACCTCCGCCGCCAACGAAGGGTAG
- a CDS encoding GntR family transcriptional regulator: MTETALTEATATPGSKSQQAYQAVKARIVEGSYTPGYRLVLGAIAKDLGFSVVPVREAIRRLEAEGLVTFERNVGATVAGIDPTEYLYTMQTLSIVEGAATALSAPLIDPAAIARARAVNEQMRECLDHFDPVRFTQLNQDFHSVLFEHCPNPHILDLVHRGWNRLASLRSSTFRFVPGRAHDSVEEHENLLKLIETGADAEDIEKAARQHRTATLDAYLAQTN, encoded by the coding sequence ATGACTGAAACAGCCCTCACCGAGGCCACCGCCACTCCCGGCAGCAAGTCCCAGCAGGCCTACCAGGCCGTCAAGGCGCGCATCGTGGAAGGCAGCTACACTCCCGGCTACCGGCTGGTCCTGGGCGCAATTGCCAAGGACCTGGGGTTCAGCGTTGTTCCCGTGCGCGAGGCCATCCGGCGGCTCGAAGCGGAAGGGCTGGTGACCTTCGAACGGAACGTCGGCGCCACCGTCGCCGGCATCGACCCCACCGAATACCTCTACACCATGCAGACGCTCAGCATCGTGGAAGGTGCCGCCACGGCACTGTCCGCACCGTTGATCGACCCGGCTGCAATTGCGCGGGCCCGCGCGGTGAACGAGCAGATGCGCGAGTGCCTGGACCACTTTGACCCCGTCCGCTTCACCCAGCTCAACCAGGACTTCCACAGCGTCCTGTTCGAGCACTGCCCCAACCCCCACATCCTGGACCTGGTCCACCGCGGCTGGAACCGGCTTGCCTCGCTCCGGTCCTCCACCTTCCGCTTCGTCCCCGGCCGCGCCCACGACTCCGTGGAGGAACACGAAAACCTGCTGAAGCTCATCGAAACCGGAGCCGACGCGGAAGACATTGAAAAGGCAGCCCGCCAGCATCGAACCGCGACTTTGGATGCCTACCTCGCCCAAACCAACTAG